The following are encoded together in the Geobacter sulfurreducens PCA genome:
- a CDS encoding chalcone isomerase family protein, producing MKAPIVILCLLCFALTPPAASHGRSVQGVTFLERIQAGDATLTLHNAALLRYLKVIKAYVAALYLPEGVPPQRVLTDVPKRLELSYLVSIKGSDFGKGAEPVLRRNLAAEELARLRSRIDRINAAYRDVKPGDRYALTYLPGRGTELTLNGTPLITIEGADFAAAYFGIWLGRRPIDDTLKNDLLGSG from the coding sequence ATGAAAGCACCCATCGTTATCCTCTGCCTTCTCTGCTTCGCCCTGACACCGCCAGCCGCTTCCCACGGCCGGAGCGTCCAGGGGGTGACCTTTCTCGAACGGATTCAGGCTGGTGATGCTACCCTCACCCTCCACAATGCCGCCTTGCTTCGCTACCTCAAGGTCATCAAGGCTTACGTGGCGGCCCTCTATCTTCCGGAAGGGGTTCCTCCCCAGCGGGTGCTGACCGATGTACCGAAGCGGTTGGAGCTCAGCTACCTGGTGTCAATCAAGGGAAGCGATTTCGGTAAGGGGGCCGAACCGGTTCTCAGGCGCAACCTTGCCGCCGAGGAGCTGGCGCGGTTGCGCAGCCGCATTGACCGCATCAACGCCGCCTACCGGGACGTGAAGCCCGGTGACCGGTACGCCCTCACCTACCTCCCTGGCCGGGGGACGGAGCTCACCCTGAACGGCACGCCGCTCATCACCATCGAAGGGGCCGATTTCGCGGCAGCCTACTTCGGCATCTGGCTGGGCCGAAGGCCCATCGACGACACGCTGAAGAATGATCTCCTGGGGAGCGGCTGA
- a CDS encoding PAS domain S-box protein has protein sequence MVTGVAWTLAVGFSMAWSFIQERDAMHEAAKVDARAQFEKDIVYRRWNAGHGGVYVPVTERAQPNPWLAGLKDRDVETTTGKRLTLINPAYMTRQVHELNFESSGIRGHITSLRPIRQANAPDNWETRALESFERGQQEYSSVELMDGVPHLRLMRPLMVEQSCLRCHPGPSYSVGDVRGGISVSVPLAPYSALARNKMAATGAGHLTFWAAGLGGIILAARRITRDDRSLLLQQARLAESEERNRLLSEVALEGIVIHDRGIVQDMNARFAKLFGYPREELEGINVISLLFHPDDIGSMIDKMSRAHSEPYQVRGVKKDGTVFDVEIEGYNLQHGDKSVRVVSVRDITERRRAEEALRQSEALFRNLFEHHAAVKLIIDPVSGAIVDANNAAVSFYGWSREQLRAMNIRDINMLSPEELVSELENTKNMERIHFFFRHRRADDSVRDVEVFSSRIEVKGREYLHSIVHDVTERKRAEEELLLAKEQAESANRAKSEFLANMSHEIRTPMNGVIGMTGLLLETGLADEQRRYAEIVRTSAASLLQVIDDILDFSKIEAGRLEMETIGFDLRTLLDDLAESLAFKANEKGLTFTCLLRPEVPRFLMGDPVRLKQVLVNLAGNALKFTHQGEISVEVGSLTKTGDSVKLRFAVRDTGIGIPPEKTELLFEKFTQADASITRKYGGTGLGLAICKRLVQMMGGEIGVTSRPGVGSEFWFTASFGTQNLRDSSPEPDGGDGPLQLLSDLGHDDVRILLVEDNATNRQVALGIIKRLGLRGDAAANGAEALDLLATTPYDLVLMDVQMPVMDGFEATRHIRDVRSPVLNHEIPVIALTAHAMKGDRRKCLDAGMNDYLAKPIFPDALAEMLVKWLPRRCRISNDGDGERANAVPAVPDGTPVFDRPGLEARLMGDESLVTEVVAAFLADMPDLIERLRAAVADGEPATVAHWAHTIKGGAASVGGERLRAAAAALEYAAVAGGMGGVACCMNMLEIEFGRLCEIMRQDYVKE, from the coding sequence GTGGTTACGGGTGTCGCGTGGACCCTTGCCGTGGGCTTTTCGATGGCCTGGAGTTTTATTCAGGAGCGGGATGCGATGCACGAGGCGGCGAAGGTGGACGCCAGGGCCCAGTTCGAGAAGGATATCGTGTACCGGCGCTGGAATGCCGGTCACGGCGGAGTATATGTGCCCGTCACGGAGCGTGCCCAGCCCAACCCGTGGCTTGCCGGCCTGAAGGACCGGGATGTGGAAACCACCACGGGGAAACGGCTCACCCTCATCAATCCCGCCTACATGACACGACAGGTCCACGAGCTCAATTTCGAAAGCTCGGGCATCCGGGGCCACATCACGAGCCTCAGACCCATTCGGCAGGCCAATGCGCCTGACAACTGGGAAACCCGGGCATTGGAATCCTTCGAGCGGGGACAGCAGGAATACTCCTCGGTTGAACTCATGGACGGTGTCCCCCATCTTCGCCTGATGAGGCCGCTGATGGTGGAGCAGTCCTGCCTCAGGTGCCATCCCGGCCCGAGCTATTCAGTGGGCGACGTTCGCGGCGGCATCAGTGTTTCAGTTCCCCTTGCGCCCTATTCGGCCCTTGCCCGGAACAAGATGGCCGCCACAGGCGCAGGTCATCTGACGTTCTGGGCGGCAGGGCTCGGGGGCATCATCCTGGCGGCGCGCCGGATCACCCGCGACGACCGCTCTCTTCTCTTGCAGCAGGCACGGCTTGCCGAAAGCGAAGAGCGTAACCGGCTCCTGTCGGAGGTAGCTCTGGAAGGGATCGTTATCCACGACAGGGGCATTGTTCAGGATATGAACGCCAGGTTTGCAAAACTGTTCGGCTACCCGCGGGAGGAGTTGGAGGGAATCAACGTGATATCCCTGCTGTTCCATCCTGATGATATCGGTTCCATGATCGATAAGATGAGCAGGGCACATTCTGAGCCCTACCAGGTGCGTGGGGTGAAAAAGGACGGAACGGTCTTTGATGTTGAGATCGAGGGCTACAATCTGCAGCACGGGGACAAGTCCGTCAGGGTCGTGTCGGTGCGGGACATCACCGAGCGTAGGCGGGCTGAGGAGGCCTTGCGCCAAAGTGAGGCACTCTTCAGGAATCTGTTCGAGCACCATGCGGCCGTCAAGCTGATCATTGATCCCGTCAGTGGCGCCATCGTCGACGCCAATAACGCGGCGGTGAGCTTTTACGGCTGGTCCCGTGAGCAGCTCAGGGCCATGAATATCCGGGACATCAACATGCTTTCGCCCGAGGAGCTGGTGAGCGAGCTGGAAAATACCAAAAATATGGAGCGGATCCACTTCTTTTTCCGTCACCGCCGGGCGGACGACTCCGTCCGAGATGTTGAGGTGTTCAGCAGCAGGATCGAGGTGAAGGGAAGGGAGTATCTGCACTCCATCGTTCACGACGTTACCGAGCGCAAACGTGCGGAGGAAGAGCTCCTTCTCGCCAAGGAACAGGCCGAATCCGCCAACAGGGCAAAGTCGGAATTCCTCGCCAACATGAGCCATGAGATCCGCACTCCCATGAACGGCGTGATCGGCATGACCGGCCTGCTGCTGGAAACGGGGCTCGCCGACGAACAGCGGAGATATGCCGAAATAGTCAGGACCAGCGCCGCATCGTTGTTGCAGGTCATTGACGATATTCTCGACTTCTCCAAGATCGAGGCCGGCAGGCTGGAGATGGAAACCATCGGTTTCGACCTGCGCACCTTGCTTGATGACCTGGCGGAATCTCTGGCGTTCAAGGCGAATGAAAAGGGGTTGACGTTCACCTGCCTGCTCCGGCCCGAGGTGCCCCGGTTCCTGATGGGCGATCCGGTCCGATTGAAACAGGTCCTGGTCAACCTCGCGGGGAATGCGCTCAAATTCACTCACCAGGGCGAAATCTCCGTGGAGGTCGGCTCCCTGACTAAAACGGGCGACTCGGTCAAGCTCCGTTTTGCCGTGCGTGATACCGGCATCGGCATTCCGCCCGAAAAAACGGAGCTTCTGTTTGAGAAGTTCACCCAGGCGGATGCTTCGATTACGCGTAAATACGGCGGCACTGGTCTCGGCTTGGCCATCTGCAAACGGCTGGTGCAGATGATGGGCGGAGAGATCGGGGTCACCAGCCGGCCCGGCGTGGGCTCCGAATTCTGGTTTACTGCTTCCTTCGGCACACAGAACCTCCGGGACTCCTCTCCGGAGCCGGACGGCGGTGACGGTCCGCTGCAGCTGCTGAGCGATCTGGGGCACGACGATGTCCGTATCCTGCTGGTCGAAGACAACGCCACCAACCGACAGGTGGCTCTTGGGATCATAAAACGGCTCGGCCTGCGGGGCGATGCCGCGGCCAACGGCGCAGAGGCATTGGACCTGCTGGCGACGACTCCCTACGATCTGGTTCTGATGGATGTTCAGATGCCTGTCATGGACGGGTTCGAGGCAACCAGGCACATCCGCGATGTCCGGTCGCCGGTCCTCAACCACGAGATTCCCGTCATTGCCCTCACTGCCCATGCGATGAAGGGAGACCGGCGCAAGTGCCTGGACGCGGGCATGAATGACTATCTCGCCAAACCGATCTTCCCTGACGCTCTGGCCGAGATGTTGGTCAAGTGGCTCCCTCGCCGCTGCCGGATTTCAAACGACGGTGACGGGGAGCGCGCGAACGCGGTGCCGGCTGTGCCGGATGGAACGCCCGTCTTTGACCGTCCGGGCCTGGAGGCACGGCTCATGGGAGACGAATCTCTGGTGACGGAGGTCGTTGCGGCATTCCTGGCTGATATGCCTGACCTGATCGAACGGCTCAGGGCGGCAGTGGCTGACGGTGAGCCGGCAACCGTTGCCCACTGGGCCCATACCATCAAGGGGGGGGCCGCCAGTGTCGGGGGAGAGCGGCTGCGGGCGGCCGCGGCAGCCTTGGAGTATGCGGCGGTTGCGGGAGGCATGGGCGGTGTCGCCTGCTGCATGAACATGCTGGAAATCGAATTCGGCCGATTATGTGAAATCATGAGACAAGACT
- a CDS encoding SRPBCC family protein has translation METAVEVRAPAAAAWELLTDTRRWSEWGPSVSGVECPERFIGPGTIGWVRTVVGLRLPFRITEFEPGRRWCWSVAGIPATGHRVEPLGQERCRVVFEVPMPAAPYLAVCRVAALRIRSILEGGGGKEGGAAL, from the coding sequence ATGGAAACGGCCGTTGAGGTGCGGGCCCCGGCTGCGGCCGCCTGGGAACTGCTTACCGATACTCGGCGCTGGAGCGAGTGGGGGCCATCGGTCTCCGGGGTTGAGTGCCCGGAGCGCTTCATCGGCCCCGGCACGATCGGATGGGTACGGACGGTCGTCGGCCTGCGGCTCCCCTTCCGGATCACCGAGTTCGAGCCGGGGCGCCGCTGGTGCTGGTCGGTTGCCGGCATCCCCGCCACTGGCCACCGGGTGGAGCCACTGGGGCAGGAGCGGTGCCGAGTGGTCTTCGAGGTCCCGATGCCGGCTGCCCCCTACCTGGCAGTCTGCCGGGTGGCGGCCCTGAGAATTCGCTCCATCCTGGAGGGTGGAGGGGGGAAGGAAGGAGGGGCAGCATTGTGA
- a CDS encoding DUF1475 family protein: MKALLTTICLIVLAVMLFVTVTASIHEDVVTAARLLLPDPWFRATLADAYFGFLFFWLWVAWRERSAGRAGLWFILIMTLGNFAMAGYLLWHLRRWEPADGIGKLLMGERHGNGR, encoded by the coding sequence ATGAAGGCCCTCCTGACCACCATATGCCTTATTGTGCTGGCCGTCATGCTCTTCGTGACCGTCACCGCCTCCATCCACGAGGACGTGGTCACCGCCGCCCGCCTCCTCTTACCGGATCCCTGGTTCCGCGCAACCCTGGCCGATGCCTACTTCGGATTTCTCTTTTTCTGGCTCTGGGTGGCTTGGCGGGAGCGAAGCGCGGGGCGGGCGGGGCTCTGGTTCATCCTTATCATGACCCTGGGAAATTTCGCCATGGCCGGCTATCTGCTCTGGCACCTGCGCCGATGGGAACCGGCGGACGGTATCGGGAAGCTCCTCATGGGAGAGAGGCATGGAAACGGCCGTTGA
- a CDS encoding DUF1295 domain-containing protein: MTAILLTTAGFVLASMTGWFVASRLKGRNDIADVAWGLGFILAAAVSLVAGGHYAPRGLLVSLLVLVWGVRLALHIHTRNRGKGEDPRYRQWREEWGRWFVLRSFLQVFMLQGVLLVLVAVPVIFVNGAPPTPLGWLDSLGFFIWLTGFLFEAVGDRQLLHFIRNPENKGQLMTGGLWRYTRHPNYFGEVTLWWGIWLIALAVPGGWWTVIGPLAITVLILKVSGIPMLEKHYEGRPDFEEYKRRTSAFFPLPPRG, translated from the coding sequence GTGACGGCGATTCTCCTGACTACCGCCGGATTCGTGCTCGCCTCTATGACCGGCTGGTTCGTTGCTTCCCGGCTGAAGGGGCGCAACGACATCGCCGACGTGGCTTGGGGGCTCGGGTTCATCCTGGCGGCGGCGGTCTCCCTCGTGGCCGGCGGCCACTACGCCCCCCGGGGCCTCCTGGTCTCCCTCCTGGTGCTGGTCTGGGGGGTGCGGCTCGCCCTTCACATCCACACCCGCAACCGGGGCAAGGGGGAGGATCCCCGTTACCGGCAGTGGCGGGAGGAGTGGGGGCGCTGGTTCGTGCTCCGCTCGTTCCTCCAGGTATTCATGCTCCAGGGGGTGCTCCTGGTACTGGTGGCGGTGCCGGTGATCTTCGTCAACGGAGCGCCGCCGACACCGCTCGGATGGCTGGACAGCCTGGGCTTTTTCATCTGGCTCACCGGGTTCTTGTTCGAGGCGGTGGGGGACCGGCAACTGCTGCACTTCATCCGCAATCCGGAAAACAAGGGGCAGCTCATGACCGGCGGACTCTGGCGCTACACCCGCCACCCCAACTACTTCGGCGAGGTGACCCTCTGGTGGGGGATATGGCTCATAGCCCTTGCGGTTCCCGGCGGGTGGTGGACCGTCATCGGCCCCCTGGCCATCACGGTGCTGATCCTCAAGGTTTCAGGCATCCCGATGCTGGAAAAACACTACGAGGGACGACCCGACTTCGAGGAGTACAAACGCCGCACGAGCGCCTTCTTCCCCCTGCCGCCCCGGGGGTGA
- a CDS encoding SLC13 family permease: MTIEILLVLGLVLSAVILFATERIPVDIVALILMATLLLSGIIAPEEAIGGFSNPATVTVGAMFILSAGLFRTGAVNLLGITLARLGALSFWLVLVVMMLAVGVLSAFINNTAAVAIFLPIALGVARDTGVSAGRLLMPLSFASMFGGVCTLIGTSTNILVSSIAGRHGLEPFGMFEMSGLGLIFFAAGSVYMLLVGVRLIPERKGEEDLRRLFGISDYLTEIVLEPEARSVGSVLADSPLLQDISIRSVEVFRDGTLLDEPGDRIVLQAGDHLKVRCDLENFRKLKERRGIALRQDSGRAPGEEAVLVEAVVAPGSTLDGRSLKQARFRSRYGLTALAVRHRGRLMREDLEMMQLRAGDVLLFEVEQHHLDHLREDKTFVLVSQVELPVFRKSRMVTAVAIVAAVVAAAATGLVPIVAGAIVGCILMVLTRCLTREEAYSAINWQVIFLLAGVLTLGTALEKSGAARLLAGYLVETVGTWGPVALVSAFYLATSLLTEMMSNNATAAMLAPIAIASAEAYGVDSRPFLMAITFAASASFMTPVGYQTNTLIYGPGQFRYADFLRVGTPLNILFWVLATIFIPRFWPF, translated from the coding sequence GTGACCATTGAGATTCTGCTCGTGCTGGGCCTGGTCCTCTCTGCGGTAATCCTCTTTGCCACGGAGCGGATTCCGGTTGACATCGTCGCCCTCATTCTCATGGCAACGCTCCTTCTTTCCGGTATCATTGCCCCGGAAGAAGCCATCGGAGGTTTCAGCAACCCGGCCACAGTCACCGTTGGGGCAATGTTCATACTTTCGGCGGGGCTTTTCAGGACCGGCGCGGTGAACCTGCTGGGAATCACCCTGGCCCGGCTGGGAGCGTTGAGTTTCTGGCTGGTCCTGGTAGTTATGATGCTGGCGGTGGGGGTACTCTCCGCCTTTATCAACAACACGGCTGCAGTGGCCATCTTTCTTCCCATTGCCCTGGGAGTGGCTCGGGATACGGGGGTATCGGCCGGCAGGCTCCTCATGCCCCTCTCCTTTGCCTCCATGTTCGGCGGGGTTTGCACCCTCATCGGTACCTCCACCAATATTCTCGTATCCTCCATTGCCGGCCGGCATGGCCTCGAACCTTTCGGCATGTTCGAGATGAGCGGTCTTGGTCTCATTTTTTTCGCAGCGGGGAGTGTCTACATGCTGCTGGTGGGCGTGAGGCTCATTCCCGAGCGCAAGGGGGAGGAGGACCTGCGAAGGCTCTTCGGCATCAGCGATTACCTGACCGAGATCGTGCTGGAGCCGGAGGCCCGCTCCGTGGGATCGGTGCTGGCCGATTCGCCGCTGCTGCAAGATATTTCGATCCGGAGCGTGGAGGTATTCAGGGACGGGACCCTCCTCGATGAGCCCGGCGACCGGATCGTGCTCCAGGCCGGCGATCATCTGAAGGTCCGCTGCGATCTGGAGAATTTCAGGAAACTCAAGGAGCGGCGCGGCATCGCCCTGCGACAGGATTCGGGCCGTGCGCCGGGAGAGGAGGCGGTCCTGGTGGAGGCGGTGGTGGCACCGGGGTCCACCCTGGACGGCCGAAGTCTCAAACAGGCACGGTTCCGTTCCCGGTACGGCCTTACGGCGCTTGCGGTCCGCCACAGGGGGCGGCTCATGAGGGAAGACCTGGAAATGATGCAGCTGCGGGCGGGCGACGTTCTTCTCTTCGAGGTGGAGCAGCACCACCTGGACCATCTCCGGGAGGACAAGACCTTTGTTCTGGTCTCCCAGGTTGAGCTCCCCGTCTTCCGCAAAAGCAGGATGGTCACTGCTGTTGCCATCGTGGCTGCAGTGGTGGCTGCCGCGGCAACGGGGCTGGTTCCCATCGTGGCCGGAGCCATCGTTGGTTGCATCCTGATGGTTCTGACCCGTTGTCTGACCCGCGAGGAGGCCTACAGCGCCATCAACTGGCAGGTGATCTTTCTCCTTGCCGGAGTTCTCACCCTGGGGACTGCCCTGGAAAAGAGCGGCGCAGCACGTCTCCTGGCGGGCTACCTGGTTGAGACGGTGGGGACATGGGGGCCCGTGGCCCTGGTCTCGGCCTTCTACCTCGCGACGTCGCTGCTGACCGAGATGATGTCCAATAATGCGACGGCAGCCATGCTGGCTCCCATCGCCATCGCTTCAGCCGAGGCATACGGGGTTGATTCCCGCCCCTTCCTCATGGCCATCACCTTTGCCGCTTCAGCCAGTTTCATGACCCCGGTCGGCTACCAGACCAACACCCTGATCTATGGGCCAGGCCAGTTCAGGTATGCTGATTTTCTGCGAGTGGGAACGCCACTCAATATTCTTTTTTGGGTTCTGGCGACGATATTCATTCCGCGCTTCTGGCCTTTTTGA
- a CDS encoding mechanosensitive ion channel family protein, translating to METLMELIGTVRQYLEIPILKLGGAPVTLWAIIQLVVLVALLFYLSGKLRTWIVEQFLTRTRMELGARQATGSIIRYTIIAIGFIVILQTAGIDLTALNVLAGAVGIGVGFGLQNIVNNFVSGIIILFERPIKVGDRIVVGTVEGDVVHIGGRSTTVVTNDNITIIVPNSKFITENVVNWSHNERKVRFRIPVSVAYGSDVHLVERLLLEVAADNADVLEKPPPAVRLMEFGDSGLNFELRAWSTTLIHRRGLLTSALNYGIYKAFTENGIEIPFPRRDIRIFNDGMGNPS from the coding sequence ATGGAAACCTTGATGGAACTGATTGGAACAGTCAGGCAATACCTTGAAATTCCCATTCTGAAGCTCGGCGGCGCCCCCGTGACCCTCTGGGCCATCATTCAACTGGTGGTGCTGGTGGCGCTTCTCTTCTACCTCTCGGGCAAGCTGCGGACCTGGATCGTTGAGCAGTTCCTCACCCGGACCAGGATGGAGCTGGGCGCCCGCCAGGCCACCGGCTCCATTATTCGCTACACCATCATAGCCATCGGTTTCATCGTCATCCTCCAGACCGCCGGCATCGACCTTACCGCACTCAACGTTCTGGCCGGCGCCGTCGGCATCGGCGTCGGTTTCGGCCTCCAGAACATCGTCAATAACTTCGTCAGCGGCATCATCATCCTCTTCGAGCGTCCGATCAAGGTGGGGGACCGGATCGTGGTGGGCACCGTTGAGGGGGATGTGGTTCATATCGGCGGCAGGAGCACGACCGTGGTGACTAACGACAACATCACCATCATTGTGCCCAATTCCAAGTTCATCACCGAGAATGTGGTGAACTGGAGCCACAACGAGCGGAAGGTCCGGTTCCGGATTCCCGTGAGCGTTGCCTACGGCAGCGATGTTCATCTGGTGGAGCGGCTACTCCTGGAGGTGGCTGCCGACAATGCCGACGTGCTGGAAAAGCCGCCACCTGCCGTGCGTCTCATGGAATTCGGGGACAGCGGACTCAACTTCGAGTTGAGGGCCTGGAGCACTACTCTCATCCATCGGCGCGGACTTCTTACGAGCGCCCTCAATTACGGCATTTACAAGGCGTTCACAGAAAACGGCATTGAAATACCATTTCCCCGGCGCGATATTCGCATATTTAATGACGGGATGGGCAACCCATCATAA
- a CDS encoding phosphate-starvation-inducible PsiE family protein, with product MITQIKKFEKMIIFSLVVMMALVLFLATLELAWIIVKDIVSPPFLLLEIDELLEIFGLFMLVLIGIELLETIAKTYLAQSTDHARIVMAVAIIAIARKVIILDVKDLSGQVLLGIAAIILALSIGYYLIRRRSGGSEREGDTSSEPERL from the coding sequence ATGATCACGCAGATCAAAAAATTTGAAAAAATGATTATTTTCTCACTGGTAGTCATGATGGCACTGGTTCTGTTTCTTGCAACGCTTGAGCTGGCCTGGATCATCGTGAAGGATATCGTTTCGCCGCCGTTTCTTCTCCTGGAAATTGATGAATTGCTGGAGATTTTCGGTCTGTTCATGCTGGTTCTGATCGGAATTGAGTTGCTGGAAACCATCGCGAAAACCTATCTGGCCCAATCAACCGACCACGCAAGGATCGTGATGGCGGTTGCAATCATTGCAATTGCCCGAAAGGTCATCATTCTCGATGTGAAGGACCTTTCGGGCCAGGTCCTTTTGGGGATAGCGGCAATAATTCTGGCGCTGAGCATCGGCTATTACCTGATACGGCGAAGGTCGGGCGGTTCGGAGAGGGAAGGGGATACGTCATCTGAGCCTGAGCGGCTGTAA
- a CDS encoding pyridoxamine 5'-phosphate oxidase family protein: MNLYELFQQPGLGVMATAAPDGSVNTAVYARPHLIDETTLVWGMTDGRTVRNIARNPHASFLFKAGTPGFSGVRLALELIRTEEEGEMLAHIKENAETLVGPGTGNAVTHAAWFRVVEVRPLI; the protein is encoded by the coding sequence ATGAACCTTTACGAACTGTTCCAGCAACCGGGCCTGGGGGTCATGGCCACCGCCGCCCCTGACGGCAGCGTCAACACCGCCGTCTATGCCCGCCCCCACCTCATCGACGAAACCACCCTGGTCTGGGGGATGACCGACGGCCGCACCGTCCGCAACATCGCCCGGAATCCCCACGCCTCTTTTCTGTTCAAGGCGGGGACGCCGGGTTTCAGTGGGGTGCGGCTGGCCCTGGAACTGATCAGGACCGAAGAAGAGGGTGAGATGCTGGCCCACATCAAGGAGAACGCCGAAACCCTCGTCGGTCCGGGGACCGGCAATGCGGTCACCCATGCCGCCTGGTTCAGGGTGGTGGAAGTCAGACCATTGATATAA
- a CDS encoding SAM-dependent methyltransferase, with protein sequence MVSLMEHGMLPDAVIRSGIRRLLMKRLQEESCGDTEADRARQREFFEQLSHSPLAMETGAANKQHYELPPDFFSLVLGPRRKYSCCLYPPGVDDLATAEEAMLRLTCQRAGLADGMDILELGCGWGSLTLWMAEHYPDARITAVSNSAPQRQFIQGACRGRGFGNVRVITADMNDFTIEKTFDRVVSVEMFEHMRNYAELLRRIAGWLKDDGRLFVHIFCHRTLAYLFQTDGEDDWMGRYFFTGGIMPSDHLLFYFNDHLAVEDHWRVGGRHYQRTCDGWLERMDTERRKILEIFWDVYEGDAPVWFQRWRVFFMACSELFGYSEGNEWFVSHYLLRKNSAGVLCGNRQKALSFSGVCK encoded by the coding sequence ATGGTGTCACTCATGGAGCACGGGATGCTTCCCGACGCCGTCATCCGTAGCGGCATCCGGCGGCTTCTGATGAAGCGGTTGCAGGAAGAGAGCTGCGGCGACACAGAGGCGGATCGAGCGCGCCAACGTGAGTTTTTCGAACAACTGAGCCACAGTCCCTTGGCAATGGAAACGGGCGCCGCAAATAAGCAGCACTACGAGCTGCCTCCCGACTTTTTCTCCCTCGTTCTGGGGCCTCGCCGCAAGTACAGCTGTTGCCTCTATCCCCCCGGCGTCGATGACTTAGCCACCGCCGAGGAAGCAATGTTGCGGCTCACCTGTCAAAGGGCCGGTCTGGCCGATGGGATGGATATCCTTGAACTTGGGTGCGGGTGGGGTTCCCTGACCCTCTGGATGGCCGAGCACTATCCTGATGCCCGCATCACGGCGGTTTCCAACTCTGCGCCCCAGCGGCAGTTCATCCAAGGGGCCTGTCGAGGGCGGGGCTTCGGTAATGTGAGGGTCATCACTGCCGACATGAACGACTTCACCATTGAGAAGACCTTCGACCGGGTCGTATCGGTGGAGATGTTCGAACACATGCGCAATTACGCCGAGCTTCTGCGCCGCATCGCAGGCTGGCTGAAGGACGACGGGCGGCTTTTCGTTCACATTTTTTGCCACCGAACCCTGGCATACCTGTTCCAGACCGATGGGGAAGACGACTGGATGGGCCGATACTTCTTCACCGGCGGCATCATGCCGTCTGACCATCTCCTCTTCTATTTCAATGACCACCTGGCGGTTGAGGATCACTGGCGAGTGGGCGGCCGTCATTACCAGCGGACCTGTGACGGCTGGCTTGAACGGATGGATACCGAGCGCCGGAAGATTCTGGAGATTTTCTGGGATGTTTACGAAGGCGACGCTCCGGTCTGGTTCCAGCGCTGGCGGGTATTTTTCATGGCCTGCTCTGAGCTCTTCGGGTACAGCGAAGGCAATGAATGGTTCGTATCCCACTATCTTCTCAGGAAGAACTCAGCCGGTGTCTTGTGCGGGAACCGACAAAAGGCCCTGTCCTTTTCTGGAGTGTGTAAGTGA
- a CDS encoding DUF1499 domain-containing protein has protein sequence MKFLTVRAMLAGILAGLLPACAGERPASLGVRDGRLSPCPSSPNCVSSQESDDRHRIAPLAFTGDPDAAFAHLMLVLEARGDTTIIEQTGEYLRVELRTTFFVDDGEFLLDRGRRVIHVRSASRLGYSDLGKNRGRMEDIRRAFSPAGSAP, from the coding sequence ATGAAATTTCTGACAGTGAGGGCGATGTTGGCAGGAATACTGGCGGGGCTCTTGCCTGCCTGCGCCGGTGAGCGTCCCGCCAGCCTGGGGGTGAGGGATGGGAGGCTGTCCCCCTGCCCCTCATCCCCCAACTGCGTATCCAGCCAGGAGTCCGACGATCGGCACCGGATCGCCCCCCTGGCGTTCACGGGGGATCCCGATGCGGCCTTCGCGCACCTGATGCTGGTCCTGGAAGCACGGGGCGACACGACCATCATCGAACAGACGGGGGAATACCTGCGGGTGGAGTTGCGCACCACCTTCTTCGTGGATGACGGAGAGTTCCTCCTGGATCGGGGGCGGCGGGTCATCCACGTCCGTTCGGCCTCGCGTCTGGGCTATTCAGACTTGGGTAAAAACCGCGGCAGGATGGAGGATATCCGCCGTGCCTTTTCCCCGGCGGGGTCAGCACCATGA